A genomic window from Cryobacterium sp. SO2 includes:
- a CDS encoding ATP-binding cassette domain-containing protein produces MSAPTAPQRGDLAIETRDLTKRFGHQTAVDAINLAVPMGSVFGFLGPNGSGKTTSIRVLLGLAAATSGEVSVLGESMPGRLARVLPQVGALVEGPAFYPFLSGAANLSRLDSADRAAPGRTRRARVRAALDRVGLGNAAGKKVSAYSLGMKQRLGIANALLMPRRLLVLDEPTNGLDPQGTREVRALVRSLAGEGTTVFVSSHLLAEVEHMCTHAAIMSAGCLVAQGTLDELRAGESRVRVRTPDASAAIRVLAAAGLVAALEPAPDDPGAGVGDSWVSAPLELPVSGRVAPAERGNSSGPGQLGDGEGVAPERLVAALVAGGVRVRGFQIDDTSLEDRFVALTGEGFNVVR; encoded by the coding sequence GTGAGCGCCCCGACCGCTCCCCAGCGCGGCGACCTGGCCATCGAGACCCGGGACCTCACCAAACGGTTCGGCCACCAGACCGCGGTCGACGCCATCAACCTGGCGGTGCCGATGGGCTCGGTATTCGGGTTCCTCGGGCCGAACGGCTCGGGCAAGACCACCAGCATCCGCGTGCTGCTCGGCCTGGCCGCCGCCACCAGCGGCGAGGTAAGCGTGCTCGGCGAGTCGATGCCGGGCCGGCTTGCCCGGGTGCTGCCGCAGGTGGGCGCACTGGTGGAGGGGCCGGCGTTCTACCCGTTCCTCTCCGGTGCCGCGAACCTGAGCCGGCTCGACTCCGCCGACCGCGCCGCCCCCGGCCGCACCCGCCGCGCCCGGGTGCGCGCCGCCCTCGACAGGGTCGGGCTGGGCAACGCGGCCGGCAAGAAGGTGTCGGCCTACTCCCTGGGCATGAAGCAGCGCCTGGGCATCGCCAACGCGCTGCTGATGCCGCGCCGACTGCTGGTGCTCGACGAACCCACCAACGGCCTCGACCCGCAAGGCACCCGCGAGGTGCGGGCCCTGGTGCGGTCGCTGGCCGGCGAGGGCACCACGGTGTTCGTGTCCAGCCACCTGCTCGCCGAGGTGGAGCACATGTGCACCCACGCCGCCATCATGAGCGCCGGGTGCCTGGTGGCCCAGGGCACCCTCGACGAGCTGCGCGCCGGCGAATCCCGGGTGCGGGTGCGCACCCCGGATGCCTCGGCGGCCATCCGCGTGCTGGCCGCCGCCGGACTCGTGGCCGCGCTGGAACCGGCGCCGGACGACCCCGGCGCCGGTGTGGGCGACAGCTGGGTGAGCGCGCCCCTCGAGTTGCCCGTTTCCGGACGAGTTGCTCCGGCAGAGCGGGGCAACTCGTCCGGACCTGGGCAACTCGGCGATGGGGAGGGGGTCGCTCCCGAACGGCTCGTGGCCGCGCTTGTGGCCGGCGGCGTGCGGGTGCGTGGCTTCCAGATCGACGACACCAGCCTGGAGGATCGCTTCGTGGCGCTCACCGGAGAGGGGTTCAACGTTGTCCGATAA
- a CDS encoding ABC transporter permease, translated as MSDNSALPTSDAPASGTPASGTATAPAARPGGAWALLVSELTVLFRRRRTWALLLALAAVPVLIAVAVRLSSREPTPGRGPPFLDQVTQNGLFVAVTGLIVSIPLFLPLTVGVVAGDTIAGEAGLGTLRYLLVAPAGRAWLLVVKYLGAAAFCLAATVTVVTAGVLAGLALFPVGPLTLLSGDTISLGESFLRALLIAGYVTVSLLGLSAIGLFFSTLTVVPVGAMAATIVLSVVAQVLDSLPQLDWLHPWLFSHYWLDFADLLRQPLDFSSFGANALLQGGYLLVFGALAYGRFLTKDILS; from the coding sequence TTGTCCGATAACTCAGCGCTGCCCACATCCGACGCCCCCGCATCCGGCACCCCCGCATCCGGCACCGCGACAGCGCCGGCGGCCCGGCCGGGCGGGGCCTGGGCGCTGCTCGTGTCCGAACTCACCGTGCTGTTCCGCCGCCGCCGCACCTGGGCGCTGCTGCTCGCGCTGGCCGCTGTGCCCGTGCTCATCGCGGTGGCCGTGCGGCTCTCCTCGCGAGAGCCCACGCCGGGGCGCGGCCCGCCCTTCCTCGACCAGGTCACCCAGAACGGTCTGTTCGTGGCCGTGACCGGCCTGATCGTGTCGATTCCGTTGTTCCTGCCGCTCACCGTCGGCGTTGTCGCCGGCGACACCATCGCGGGCGAGGCCGGGCTCGGCACGCTGCGCTACCTCCTCGTGGCTCCGGCCGGCCGGGCCTGGCTGCTCGTGGTGAAGTACCTCGGTGCGGCCGCGTTCTGCCTCGCCGCCACCGTCACCGTGGTCACCGCCGGCGTGCTCGCGGGGCTGGCGCTGTTCCCGGTCGGCCCGCTCACGCTGCTCTCCGGTGACACGATCAGCCTGGGCGAATCGTTCCTGCGCGCCCTCCTCATCGCCGGCTACGTCACGGTGTCGCTGCTCGGCCTCTCGGCCATCGGCCTGTTCTTCTCCACCCTCACGGTGGTGCCCGTCGGTGCCATGGCCGCCACCATCGTGCTCTCGGTCGTGGCGCAGGTGCTCGACTCGCTGCCGCAACTCGACTGGCTGCATCCGTGGCTGTTCAGCCACTATTGGCTCGACTTCGCCGACCTGTTGCGCCAGCCGCTGGACTTCTCCTCGTTCGGCGCGAACGCCCTGCTGCAGGGCGGCTACCTGCTGGTCTTCGGGGCCCTCGCCTACGGCCGGTTCCTCACCAAAGACATCCTGAGCTGA
- a CDS encoding UDP-N-acetylmuramoyl-L-alanyl-D-glutamate--2,6-diaminopimelate ligase: MSNESIPPVVRPSNPPRVALADIASCAQTSADASDAATVVTGIALSTGSVQPGDLFVALPGKNGHGAQFAAQAVQAGAVAVLTDAAGEEAASATGVPVLISDRLRERLGELSAFIYGTADNAPIIFGITGTNGKTTTAYVLEAVLRQMGLVTGLSTTAERHIAGEVFVSRLTTPEATDVHALLARMKEQKVEAVVLEVSAQGLTHGRVDGIVFDCAGFTNLSIDHLDDYGTMENYFAAKELLFRPERARTAVVSLETSWGARLLAEPTIPVASISADATADPDWRLEILDALPEATRFRVTNRAGATVETTVALLGDHLVADAGLAVAMIIDAGYAADRVQAALQDGIEVYIPGRTESVSGPTGPRVYVDFGHSSDAFEKTLRAVKAVTAGRVIMLFGADGDRDPVKRPEMARVAAAGSDIVVVTDHHPRFEDPASIRRMLVEAAREAYPGKQIVEVTPPEAAIDYAVDLARDGDAILWAGPGHQDYRDIRGVRTPYSARALAREALTRHGWPV, translated from the coding sequence ATGTCCAACGAAAGTATCCCGCCCGTCGTCAGGCCCAGCAACCCGCCGCGTGTGGCCCTGGCGGATATCGCCTCCTGCGCCCAGACGTCGGCGGATGCGTCCGACGCCGCCACCGTCGTCACCGGTATCGCCCTCTCGACCGGGTCGGTGCAGCCGGGGGATCTCTTCGTGGCACTGCCGGGCAAGAACGGCCACGGCGCACAATTCGCCGCACAGGCCGTGCAGGCCGGCGCGGTGGCCGTGCTCACCGACGCCGCCGGCGAGGAGGCCGCCAGCGCCACCGGCGTTCCGGTCCTGATCAGCGACCGCCTGCGGGAACGGCTCGGTGAACTCAGCGCCTTCATCTACGGCACCGCCGACAACGCCCCCATCATCTTCGGCATCACCGGAACCAACGGCAAGACCACCACGGCGTACGTGCTCGAAGCGGTGCTGCGGCAGATGGGCCTGGTCACCGGGCTGTCCACCACCGCCGAGCGGCACATCGCCGGCGAGGTCTTCGTCTCCAGGCTCACCACGCCGGAGGCCACCGACGTGCACGCGCTTCTCGCCCGCATGAAGGAGCAGAAGGTGGAGGCCGTGGTGCTCGAGGTGAGCGCGCAGGGCCTCACCCACGGCCGTGTCGACGGCATCGTGTTCGACTGCGCCGGCTTCACCAACCTCTCGATCGACCACCTCGACGACTACGGCACCATGGAGAACTACTTCGCGGCCAAGGAACTCCTGTTCCGGCCGGAGCGCGCCCGCACAGCGGTCGTGAGCCTGGAGACCTCGTGGGGAGCCCGCCTGCTGGCGGAGCCCACGATTCCCGTCGCCTCCATTTCGGCCGACGCCACTGCCGACCCGGACTGGCGCCTGGAGATCCTCGACGCCCTGCCGGAGGCCACCCGCTTCCGCGTCACGAACCGGGCCGGCGCCACAGTGGAGACCACCGTCGCGCTGCTCGGCGACCACCTCGTGGCGGATGCCGGACTCGCCGTGGCCATGATCATCGACGCCGGCTACGCCGCCGACCGGGTGCAGGCCGCGCTGCAGGACGGCATCGAGGTCTACATCCCTGGCCGCACCGAGAGCGTGTCCGGACCGACCGGGCCGCGCGTCTACGTGGACTTCGGCCACAGCTCGGACGCCTTCGAGAAGACCCTGCGTGCGGTCAAGGCCGTCACAGCGGGACGCGTCATCATGCTCTTCGGCGCCGACGGCGACCGCGACCCGGTCAAGCGCCCCGAAATGGCGCGCGTCGCCGCGGCCGGCTCCGACATCGTGGTCGTCACCGACCACCACCCCCGCTTCGAAGACCCGGCCAGTATCCGCCGGATGCTCGTCGAGGCCGCCAGGGAGGCCTACCCGGGCAAGCAGATCGTGGAAGTGACCCCGCCGGAAGCCGCCATCGACTACGCGGTCGACCTGGCCCGCGACGGCGACGCGATCCTCTGGGCCGGACCCGGCCACCAGGACTACCGCGACATCAGGGGTGTCCGCACCCCGTACTCCGCGCGCGCCCTGGCCCGCGAGGCCCTCACCCGCCACGGCTGGCCGGTCTAA
- the hutI gene encoding imidazolonepropionase: protein MTAELLTGISELTTQGAETSHDNDRLRDAALVIENGRIAWIGTAADAPASDTRVDVGGRAVLPGWVDSHTHLVFAGDRAAEFEARMAGQRYAAGGITTTMAATRSASVADLVANARRLRHEAEAQGTTFLETKTGYGLDLASELRSARAAAEVADVVTFLGAHVLPPGVDRRDYLDLVTGPMLAAVAGHVDFIDAFCETGAFDVEECREVLLAGRAAGLGLRLHGNQLGFSGGVRLAVELGCASVDHCNHLESADIDALAGSETVATLLPACDLSTREPFPPARLLLDAGVHVALASNCNPGTSYTTSMPFGVATAVLQMGLTVREAVWAATRGAARALGREHGPDAVGSLRVGGRADLQVLDAPSVAHLAYRPGVPLCAATWTEGVRARRPRDL from the coding sequence ATGACCGCCGAACTGCTCACCGGAATCAGCGAGCTGACCACCCAGGGCGCCGAGACCAGCCACGACAACGACAGGCTCAGGGATGCCGCCCTCGTGATCGAGAACGGCCGGATCGCCTGGATAGGCACGGCCGCCGACGCTCCCGCATCCGACACCCGGGTGGACGTGGGCGGCCGGGCCGTGCTGCCCGGCTGGGTCGACAGCCACACCCACCTGGTCTTCGCCGGCGACCGGGCCGCCGAGTTCGAGGCACGGATGGCCGGCCAACGGTATGCCGCCGGCGGCATAACCACCACGATGGCAGCCACCCGCTCCGCCAGCGTGGCGGACCTCGTCGCCAACGCCCGGCGCCTCCGGCACGAGGCCGAAGCCCAGGGCACCACGTTCCTGGAGACCAAGACCGGGTACGGTCTGGACCTGGCCAGCGAACTGCGCAGCGCCAGGGCGGCGGCCGAGGTGGCCGACGTGGTCACGTTCCTGGGCGCCCACGTGCTGCCGCCGGGCGTGGACCGGCGGGACTACCTCGACCTGGTCACCGGCCCGATGCTCGCGGCCGTCGCCGGGCACGTGGACTTCATCGATGCCTTCTGCGAGACCGGGGCGTTCGACGTTGAGGAGTGCCGCGAGGTGCTGCTCGCGGGCCGGGCCGCCGGGCTGGGCCTGCGCCTGCACGGCAACCAGCTTGGCTTCAGCGGCGGGGTGCGCCTGGCCGTGGAGCTCGGCTGCGCCAGCGTCGACCACTGCAACCACCTCGAGTCGGCCGACATCGACGCCCTGGCCGGCTCGGAGACCGTGGCCACCCTGCTGCCGGCCTGCGATCTGTCCACCCGCGAGCCGTTCCCGCCGGCCCGCCTGCTGCTCGATGCCGGCGTGCACGTGGCGCTGGCCAGCAACTGCAACCCCGGCACCTCGTACACCACGTCGATGCCGTTCGGTGTGGCCACCGCGGTGCTGCAGATGGGCCTCACCGTGCGCGAAGCGGTGTGGGCGGCCACCCGGGGTGCGGCCAGGGCGCTGGGTCGTGAGCACGGCCCGGATGCGGTGGGCTCGCTCAGGGTCGGCGGCCGCGCCGACCTACAGGTGCTCGACGCGCCATCTGTGGCCCATCTCGCCTACCGGCCCGGCGTGCCGCTCTGCGCCGCCACTTGGACCGAGGGCGTGCGCGCCCGACGTCCCCGCGACCTGTAA
- a CDS encoding formimidoylglutamate deiminase, translated as MTTAAVDRGPVTYWCETLLVDGVAVPGVRLTAGADGRITGRADDVPAEPADVRLGTVLPGLANAHSHAFHRALRGRTHNQGGDFWRWRESMYQVAQALTPKLYLELARAVFAEMLVSGYTAVGEFHYLHHQEDGSVYPQAHAMELALATAAREVGIRLVLLDTSYLAGGLGTPLRPEQRGFGDGSAAGWLGRWAALGTAIETDAAARPADPVLVSVGAALHSVRAVPRDAIREILAGLPATVPLHIHLSEQPQENADCLAAYGATPTAVLDGLGALTPRLSVVHATHLSSEDLTRLGSAGVNVVMCPTTEADLGDGIGPARALADAGASIALGSDQNAVTDPFLEMRGLEMGERLASGSRGRFSPAQLLRAASADGYTALGLGRARLVPGDPADLVEIDAHSIRTAGAEADQLVFAATAADVQRVIVAGRIVADTGRLVGTLAAAATPNGSPARLLREALAALNTRRSPT; from the coding sequence GTGACCACGGCCGCGGTGGACCGCGGGCCGGTGACCTACTGGTGCGAGACGCTCCTCGTCGACGGCGTCGCCGTCCCGGGCGTGCGCCTCACCGCGGGCGCAGACGGCCGCATCACCGGCCGGGCCGACGACGTGCCCGCCGAGCCCGCCGACGTCCGCCTCGGCACCGTGCTGCCCGGTCTGGCCAACGCCCACTCGCACGCCTTCCACCGAGCACTGCGCGGCCGCACGCACAACCAGGGCGGCGACTTCTGGCGCTGGCGCGAGTCGATGTACCAGGTGGCGCAGGCGCTCACCCCGAAGCTCTACCTCGAGCTGGCCCGGGCCGTCTTCGCCGAGATGCTCGTGAGCGGCTACACCGCGGTCGGCGAGTTCCACTACCTGCACCACCAGGAGGACGGCAGCGTATACCCGCAGGCGCATGCGATGGAACTCGCATTGGCGACGGCGGCCCGCGAGGTCGGTATCCGCCTGGTGCTGCTCGATACCAGCTACCTGGCCGGCGGTCTCGGCACCCCGCTGCGGCCGGAACAACGCGGCTTCGGCGACGGCTCCGCTGCCGGGTGGCTGGGCCGCTGGGCCGCGCTGGGCACGGCGATCGAGACGGATGCCGCGGCCCGGCCGGCCGACCCCGTCCTGGTTTCCGTCGGCGCGGCGCTGCACTCGGTGCGGGCCGTGCCGCGCGACGCCATACGCGAGATCCTCGCTGGGCTGCCCGCCACCGTGCCGCTGCACATCCACCTCTCTGAGCAGCCGCAGGAGAACGCCGACTGCCTCGCCGCCTACGGTGCCACACCCACCGCCGTGCTCGACGGGCTCGGCGCGCTCACCCCGCGGTTGAGTGTCGTGCACGCCACCCACCTCTCCAGCGAGGACCTCACCCGTCTCGGCAGCGCCGGGGTCAACGTGGTGATGTGCCCCACGACCGAAGCCGACCTCGGCGACGGCATCGGCCCGGCGCGCGCCCTGGCGGACGCGGGCGCTTCGATCGCCCTTGGCTCCGACCAGAATGCCGTCACCGACCCGTTCCTCGAGATGCGCGGCCTGGAGATGGGCGAACGCCTGGCCTCCGGCTCCCGCGGCCGGTTCAGCCCGGCCCAGCTGCTGCGGGCGGCCAGTGCCGACGGTTACACGGCCCTCGGCCTCGGCCGGGCCCGCCTGGTGCCGGGCGACCCGGCCGACCTCGTCGAGATCGATGCACACAGCATCCGCACCGCCGGCGCTGAGGCCGACCAGCTGGTGTTCGCCGCCACCGCGGCCGATGTGCAACGGGTGATCGTGGCCGGCCGCATCGTGGCCGACACCGGTCGCCTGGTGGGCACCCTTGCGGCGGCGGCCACACCCAACGGCTCGCCGGCGCGGCTCCTGCGCGAGGCCCTGGCGGCCCTCAACACACGGCGCTCTCCCACATGA
- a CDS encoding allantoate amidohydrolase produces the protein MPDLVAHGVLAGLDEISGTGRDQRAGGYSRHLWQSAELDLRAWFTERAERLGLAVETDRNGNIWAWWGAPGRDAVVVGSHLDSVPGGGAYDGPLGVVSALDAVARLQAAGVVPTRPCAVLVFAEEEGSRFGVACLGSRLLSGAIDADKARGLTDRGGITFAEAAVTAGLDPAHLGRDQEALDRIGIFLELHVEQGRGLIDLAEPLAVASSILAHGRWRLSFTGQGNHAGATLMTDRRDPMVAAAHAIVAVQQAALDSPGARATVGRIEAVPGGTNVIPSAVHAWLDARAETDGQARAVVADITARLDSPHAGCAATVTEESWTGTVTFDPELAARLALALGGIPALPTGAGHDAGVLAARVPTAMLFVRNPTGISHSPEEFATLEDCLAGVEALDTLLRELL, from the coding sequence ATGCCTGACCTCGTCGCCCACGGTGTGCTCGCCGGCCTCGACGAGATCTCCGGCACCGGCCGCGACCAGCGCGCCGGCGGCTACTCCCGGCACCTCTGGCAGAGCGCGGAGCTCGACCTGCGGGCCTGGTTCACCGAGCGCGCCGAGCGGCTGGGCCTGGCCGTCGAGACCGACCGGAACGGCAATATCTGGGCCTGGTGGGGTGCCCCGGGGCGGGATGCCGTTGTCGTCGGCAGCCACCTCGACTCGGTGCCCGGCGGCGGCGCCTACGACGGACCACTCGGGGTGGTCTCCGCCCTCGACGCCGTAGCCCGGTTGCAGGCCGCCGGTGTCGTGCCCACCCGGCCGTGCGCCGTGCTGGTCTTCGCCGAGGAGGAGGGCTCCCGCTTCGGGGTGGCCTGCCTGGGCTCCCGGCTGCTCTCCGGCGCCATCGACGCCGACAAGGCCCGGGGTCTCACCGACCGGGGCGGAATCACCTTTGCCGAGGCCGCCGTCACGGCGGGCCTCGACCCCGCCCACCTGGGCCGCGACCAGGAGGCCCTGGACCGCATCGGCATATTCCTCGAACTGCATGTGGAGCAGGGTCGCGGTCTCATTGACCTGGCCGAGCCGCTCGCGGTGGCCTCGTCGATCCTCGCGCACGGCCGCTGGCGGTTGAGCTTCACCGGCCAGGGCAACCACGCCGGCGCCACCCTGATGACCGACCGCCGCGACCCCATGGTCGCTGCCGCCCACGCCATCGTGGCCGTGCAGCAGGCCGCTCTGGACAGCCCCGGCGCCCGCGCCACGGTCGGCCGCATCGAGGCCGTGCCCGGGGGCACCAACGTCATCCCCTCGGCGGTGCACGCCTGGCTCGACGCCCGGGCCGAGACCGACGGGCAGGCCCGCGCCGTCGTGGCCGACATCACCGCCCGGCTCGATTCACCCCACGCCGGTTGCGCCGCCACCGTGACCGAGGAGTCCTGGACGGGTACCGTCACCTTCGACCCGGAGCTCGCCGCCCGCCTGGCCCTCGCGCTCGGCGGCATCCCGGCGCTGCCCACCGGCGCCGGGCACGACGCCGGCGTGCTCGCCGCCCGGGTGCCCACGGCCATGCTTTTCGTGCGCAACCCCACCGGCATCTCACACTCGCCCGAGGAGTTTGCCACGCTCGAGGACTGCCTCGCCGGTGTCGAGGCGCTGGACACCCTGCTGCGGGAGCTGCTGTGA